One part of the Trichoplusia ni isolate ovarian cell line Hi5 chromosome 2, tn1, whole genome shotgun sequence genome encodes these proteins:
- the LOC113506075 gene encoding mitochondrial Rho GTPase codes for MVYESIPRTVRILLLGEPGVGKTSLILSLVTEEFTEHVPPKAEEITIPADVTPEQVPTNIIDICVAEQTIEQVAEEIERAHVICIVFSVDRQDTLNKVASYWLPFVRENCSDEYRKPVILVGNKIDLIDYSVIDNIWDIAEEYPEVDRCIECSAKSLINVSEMFYNAQKAVLHPINPIYCIEEQELTEKCKRALTRIFKICDLDGDGVLDDYEVTMFQRKCFDSPLQLQVLDEVKSVIAQNIAGGIENDCITIKGFIFLHCLFIQRGRNETTWTVLRKFGYEESLELTHSYLYANIKIPVGCTSELSYKGQQFLTQLFEKYDKDKDGMLNPTELKNVFSCCPRIPWHNLRYTVPTNDKGYLTLQGWMCRWTLMTLLDLQNTSAYLAYLGFNFLENDTQKSAIHITREKKVDIAKKQSSRNVYQCHVIGPRSCGKTSICRSFLGIAHKKIKPHANERGDSNLSENCCINTVLVYGQEKYLVLKEIPITRVSDPLQPHEVNCDVACLVYDVAASRSFEYIARIYIKYFAESHIPVLIVGTKGDAMIARQEYILQPDVFCNKYQLLPPQLFNIRENKHDVFVKLATMAAFPHLKHFASLTGDNSSWWKAGIGVAAATVVGLVLIKMFSFQKR; via the exons atggTCTACGAGTCTATACCTCGTACAGTTCGGATTCTTCTATTAGGCGAACCCGGAGTGGGTAAAACATCACTTATACTCTCCTTAGTGACTGAAGAATTTACTGAACATGTGCCGCCGAAGGCTGAGGAAATTACAATTCCTGCAGACGTTACGCCGGAGCAAGTACCAACCAACATTATAGATATATGCg ttGCTGAACAAACAATTGAGCAAGTGGCAGAAGAAATAGAGAGGGCTCATGTAATATGCATAGTTTTTTCAGTGGATAGGCAAGACACACTGAACAAAGTAGCTTCTTATTGGTTGCCATTTGTTCGAGAAAATTGCTCTGATGAATACAGGAAGCCTGTTATTCTTGTTGGCAACAAGATTGATCTAATTGACTATTCTGTAATTGAT AATATTTGGGATATAGCAGAAGAATATCCTGAGGTTGACAGATGTATTGAATGTTCTGCAAAATCACTGATAAACGTCTCTGAGATGTTCTACAATGCCCAAAAGGCTGTCTTGCATCCAATTAATCCTATTTATTGTATTGAAGAACAAGAA CTAACAGAAAAGTGCAAAAGAGCTTTAACAAGAATATTTAAGATCTGCGATTTAGATGGTGATGGTGTTCTAGATGATTATGAAGTTACAATGTTTCAAAGGAAATGTTTTGATTCACCTTTGCAATTACAG gTTTTAGATGAAGTAAAATCAGTTATTGCTCAGAACATTGCCGGTGGAATAGAAAATGAttgtataacaataaaaggatTTATATTCTTGCATTGCTTATTTATTCAAAGAGGTAGAAATGAAACCACATGGACAGTGCTTCGTAAGTTTGGCTATGAGGAGAGCTTGGAGTTAACTCACAGTTATTTGTACGCTAA tatTAAGATACCAGTAGGCTGCACATCTGAACTATCATACAAAGGTCAACAATTTTTAACACAATTGTTTGAGAAGTATGACAAAGATAAAGATGGCATGTTGAATCCCACtgaacttaaaaatgttttctcttGCTGCCCTAGAATACCATGGCATAATTTGAGATATACTGTTCCTACAAATGacaag GGTTACTTAACTTTACAAGGATGGATGTGTCGCTGGACTCTAATGACATTACTTGATTTACAGAATACTAGTGCCTACCTTGCTTATTTAGGCTTTAATTTTCTAGAAAATGATACTCAAAAAAGTGCCATTCATA TAACTCGGGAAAAGAAAGTCGATATTGCCAAAAAGCAATCGAGTCGTAATGTCTACCAATGCCACGTTATCGGTCCAAGGTCATGCGGTAAAACCTCCATATGTCGAAGCTTTCTTGGCATAGCACATAAG AAAATAAAGCCACACGCCAATGAACGAGGTGACAGCAATTTATCAGAGAATTGTTGTATAAATACTGTGTTGGTATATGGTCAAGAAAAGTACTTAGTATTAAAAGAGATACCAATTACACGTGTCTCAGATCCACTTCAGCCTCATGAAGTCAATTGTGATGTTGCTTGTCTTGTGTATGATGTTGCTGCCAGTCGATCCTTTGAATATATCGCCAGGATATACATT AAATATTTTGCAGAAAGTCATATTCCCGTGTTAATAGTTGGAACAAAAGGTGATGCAATGATTGCAAGACAAGAGTACATTTTACAGCCAGATGTGTTCTGCAATAAATACCAACTACTGCCACCACAGTTGTTCAACATCAGAGAAAATAAACATGATGTGTTCGTCAAACTTGCTACAATGGCTGCATTTCC ACATTTGAAGCACTTTGCGAGCCTTACGGGGGACAACTCGTCATGGTGGAAAGCGGGAATTGGAGTTGCGGCTGCCACTGTCGTTGGTCTCGTCCTTATTAAGATGTTTAGCTTTCAGAAACGTTAG
- the LOC113506083 gene encoding RNA-binding protein cabeza isoform X1, which yields MGDPGDYSSGYSAQYSVPPPAMASGDNSYSGSGQGYQSSYSAGQNQDWNQQSSGGGNSYGGSQQGGNYGQSYDSNYGSSGYDRSNSSNYNVSGGDRGSSYYGGGDRGSSNYGGDRDRGDRQGYSGGGNGDRGGYGGGDRSYNRDGGTRDGGYGGGGRGGGYNKGGGGGFGGDRGGGDMVTQEDTIFIQGMNPSTTEDELCQHFGSIGIIKTDKKTQRPKVWMYKDKVSGQPKGEATVTYEDSNAASSAIQWFDGKDFNGATIKVSLAQRQNTWGGNKGGGGGGGFRGGRGGGGGGRGGAGGGGPRGGGGGGGASSGGGGGPPSGNRAGDWRCPNPSCGNTNFSWRKACNRCNEEKPEGAGGGGGPPSGGNGRGGGGGGPPGRGGRGGGGGRGGGGWGGGGRGGDRGGDRGGDRRSYGSGGGSGGGDRSGGGAMRGDGGSRDRQRPY from the exons ATGGGTGACC cGGGTGATTATAGCAGTGGTTACTCAGCTCAATATTCCGTGCCACCTCCTGCTATGGCTTCTGGTGACAATAGTTACTCTGGTTCCGGACAAGGATACCAAAGCAGTTATTCTGCTGGCCAAAATCAAGATTGGAATCAACAGAGCTCTG GCGGTGGTAACTCATATGGAGGTAGCCAACAAGGGGGCAATTATGGCCAGAGCTATGATTCGAACTATGGCAGTAGTGGTTACGATCGTAGCAACAGCAGTAATTACAATGTGAGTGGCGGCGATCGTGGAAGCAGTTACTATGGAGGTGGTGATCGCGGCAGTTCCAACTACGGTGGAGACAGAGACCGTGGTGACAGACAAGGCTATTCCGGCGGAGGCAACGGTGACCGGGGAGGGTATGGAGGAGGTGATAGAAGCTACAATAGAGATGGGGGTACGAGAGACGGGGGATATGG TGGCGGCGGCAGGGGGGGTGGTTATAATAAAG GTGGTGGCGGTGGATTTGGTGGTGATCGGGGAGGAGGCGATATGGTAACACAAGAAGACACCATATTTATTCAAGGCATGAACCCATCAACAACGGAAGATGAATTATGTCAACATTTTGGATCTATTGGGATAATCAAG ACGGATAAGAAAACTCAAAGACCAAAGGTGTGGATGTACAAAGATAAAGTATCCGGACAACCAAAAGGAGAAGCTACAGTCACTTATGAGGATTCTAATGCTGCATCTTCGGCAATTCAATGGTTTGACGGAAAAGATTTCAATGGAGCTACCATCAAGGTTTCACTCGCACAACGCCAGAATACTTGGGGTGGTAACAAAGGTGGTGGCGGTGGCGGCGGCTTCCGCGGAGGTCGtggtggcggcggcggtggccgtggcggcgctggcggcggcggacCTCGCGGAGGAGGCGGCGGAGGTGGAGCCAGTagcggaggcggcggcggcccACCTTCAGGAAATAGAGCTGGAGACTGGAGATGCCCAAACCCCAGTTGTGGGAATACTAACTTTTCGTGGAGAAAAGCATGTAACAGGTGCAATGAAGAGAAACCCGAAGGTGCTGGAGGTGGTGGCGGACCACCCTCTGGCGGAAACGGACGTggtggtggcggcggcggcccgcCTGGCCGCGgtgggcgcggcggcggcggcggcagagGCGGTGGCGGCTGGGGAGGCGGCGGTCGCGGAGGCGATCGTGGCGGAGATCGCGGTGGTGACCGCCGCAGCTATGGaagcggcggcggcagcggcggcggggACCGCAGTGGGGGCGGCGCCATGAGGGGAGATGGCGG CAGCAGAGACCGTCAGAGACCATACTAA
- the LOC113506083 gene encoding RNA-binding protein cabeza isoform X2, whose protein sequence is MGDPGDYSSGYSAQYSVPPPAMASGDNSYSGSGQGYQSSYSAGQNQDWNQQSSGGGNSYGGSQQGGNYGQSYDSNYGSSGYDRSNSSNYNVSGGDRGSSYYGGGDRGSSNYGGDRDRGDRQGYSGGGNGDRGGYGGGDRSYNRDGGTRDGGYGGGGRGGGYNKGGGGGFGGDRGGGDMVTQEDTIFIQGMNPSTTEDELCQHFGSIGIIKTDKKTQRPKVWMYKDKVSGQPKGEATVTYEDSNAASSAIQWFDGKDFNGATIKVSLAQRQNTWGGNKGGGGGGGFRGGRGGGGGGRGGAGGGGPRGGGGGGGASSGGGGGPPSGNRAGDWRCPNPSCGNTNFSWRKACNRCNEEKPEGAGGGGGPPSGGNGRGGGGGGPPGRGGRGGGGGRGGGGWGGGGRGGDRGGDRGGDRRSYGSGGGSGGGDRSGGGAMRGDGGRDRQRPY, encoded by the exons ATGGGTGACC cGGGTGATTATAGCAGTGGTTACTCAGCTCAATATTCCGTGCCACCTCCTGCTATGGCTTCTGGTGACAATAGTTACTCTGGTTCCGGACAAGGATACCAAAGCAGTTATTCTGCTGGCCAAAATCAAGATTGGAATCAACAGAGCTCTG GCGGTGGTAACTCATATGGAGGTAGCCAACAAGGGGGCAATTATGGCCAGAGCTATGATTCGAACTATGGCAGTAGTGGTTACGATCGTAGCAACAGCAGTAATTACAATGTGAGTGGCGGCGATCGTGGAAGCAGTTACTATGGAGGTGGTGATCGCGGCAGTTCCAACTACGGTGGAGACAGAGACCGTGGTGACAGACAAGGCTATTCCGGCGGAGGCAACGGTGACCGGGGAGGGTATGGAGGAGGTGATAGAAGCTACAATAGAGATGGGGGTACGAGAGACGGGGGATATGG TGGCGGCGGCAGGGGGGGTGGTTATAATAAAG GTGGTGGCGGTGGATTTGGTGGTGATCGGGGAGGAGGCGATATGGTAACACAAGAAGACACCATATTTATTCAAGGCATGAACCCATCAACAACGGAAGATGAATTATGTCAACATTTTGGATCTATTGGGATAATCAAG ACGGATAAGAAAACTCAAAGACCAAAGGTGTGGATGTACAAAGATAAAGTATCCGGACAACCAAAAGGAGAAGCTACAGTCACTTATGAGGATTCTAATGCTGCATCTTCGGCAATTCAATGGTTTGACGGAAAAGATTTCAATGGAGCTACCATCAAGGTTTCACTCGCACAACGCCAGAATACTTGGGGTGGTAACAAAGGTGGTGGCGGTGGCGGCGGCTTCCGCGGAGGTCGtggtggcggcggcggtggccgtggcggcgctggcggcggcggacCTCGCGGAGGAGGCGGCGGAGGTGGAGCCAGTagcggaggcggcggcggcccACCTTCAGGAAATAGAGCTGGAGACTGGAGATGCCCAAACCCCAGTTGTGGGAATACTAACTTTTCGTGGAGAAAAGCATGTAACAGGTGCAATGAAGAGAAACCCGAAGGTGCTGGAGGTGGTGGCGGACCACCCTCTGGCGGAAACGGACGTggtggtggcggcggcggcccgcCTGGCCGCGgtgggcgcggcggcggcggcggcagagGCGGTGGCGGCTGGGGAGGCGGCGGTCGCGGAGGCGATCGTGGCGGAGATCGCGGTGGTGACCGCCGCAGCTATGGaagcggcggcggcagcggcggcggggACCGCAGTGGGGGCGGCGCCATGAGGGGAGATGGCGG CAGAGACCGTCAGAGACCATACTAA